Proteins from a single region of Haloarcula laminariae:
- a CDS encoding ABC transporter permease codes for MRPGKLLRVAKWEVTKNAGGVDRKTVVVMALAILAMGSVAAVAVSGGGPGLNADIYRIGVEESSPYYDVADDDPSFRIQEPNPSALERGEQELTVYETTRVSRPRTEKQAAALEAFRSSTESYNDRTMARDDNQTAAFPVSVTLVYQEQNGSSALDTRTDGGSDGQSTDDGGNGTDEQGSGGSGGAATATGGGGTGGSGGDGSAGGGEQTAAGGGGADLGGIGARLTGDVAGGTPGDISPPFPFESLVLAFLYIVPMNFVIQAYGSSMLSERLNRRGELLLVTPASRGDIIGGKTLPYFLGAMGVATAITALLRFSGIAPSGSLIAVAAVLPIALLFLSATFCGAMFARSFKELTFVTVTITVSLTSYAFVPAIFTDVTPIALISPLTLVVMDLTGRSISLGEFAFSTIPPLLTALVLFGLGAGLYREEDMFTQRSIPLKVLDALAGQIKSRRSALKMSAILIPFVIVAELGAIAFLFVLDSVSLNVFGTNQSLGIVLVLGVVAVVEELGKSLHIYAGYAHARYERTLRSAIGLGALSGLGFFLAEKGLLIVRLSDLESLPIGDAATMGATPPAGVPLWVVALLFLFAPLALHAVTAAISSVGARRGRWAYVAAVGVAVVVHFAYNLTVVTSLA; via the coding sequence ATGCGCCCCGGGAAGCTGCTGCGGGTCGCGAAGTGGGAGGTGACGAAAAACGCCGGCGGCGTCGACAGGAAGACGGTCGTCGTGATGGCGCTTGCCATCCTCGCGATGGGCTCTGTCGCGGCCGTCGCCGTCAGCGGGGGCGGGCCCGGGCTGAACGCGGACATCTACCGCATCGGCGTCGAGGAGTCGAGCCCGTACTACGACGTCGCCGACGACGACCCGAGTTTCCGAATCCAGGAGCCAAATCCCAGCGCGCTCGAACGGGGTGAGCAGGAACTCACGGTCTACGAGACGACCCGGGTCAGCCGGCCCCGGACCGAGAAACAGGCGGCCGCGCTGGAGGCGTTCCGGAGCAGCACCGAGTCGTACAACGACCGGACGATGGCCCGCGACGACAACCAGACCGCGGCCTTCCCGGTGTCGGTAACCCTGGTCTACCAGGAGCAAAACGGGAGCAGCGCGCTCGACACCCGGACCGACGGCGGTAGCGACGGCCAGTCGACCGACGACGGCGGGAACGGGACCGACGAGCAGGGCAGTGGGGGCTCCGGCGGCGCCGCGACGGCGACCGGTGGTGGCGGCACCGGTGGAAGCGGAGGCGACGGTAGCGCGGGTGGCGGCGAGCAGACGGCGGCCGGTGGCGGCGGTGCGGACCTCGGCGGTATCGGCGCCCGTCTCACCGGCGACGTCGCGGGCGGCACGCCCGGCGACATCTCGCCGCCGTTCCCGTTCGAGTCGCTCGTGCTCGCGTTCCTCTACATCGTCCCGATGAACTTCGTCATCCAGGCCTACGGCTCCTCGATGCTCTCGGAGCGGCTGAACCGCCGGGGCGAACTGCTGCTCGTGACGCCGGCCTCCCGCGGGGACATCATCGGCGGCAAGACGCTGCCGTACTTCCTCGGGGCGATGGGCGTCGCGACGGCGATTACCGCGCTGTTGCGCTTCTCGGGTATCGCGCCCAGCGGGAGCCTCATCGCGGTGGCCGCGGTCCTCCCGATTGCCCTGCTCTTCCTCTCGGCGACGTTCTGTGGCGCGATGTTCGCGCGGTCGTTCAAGGAACTGACCTTCGTCACCGTCACCATCACGGTGTCGCTGACCTCCTACGCGTTCGTTCCGGCCATCTTCACCGACGTGACGCCGATCGCGCTCATCTCGCCGCTGACGCTCGTGGTGATGGACCTCACCGGCCGGTCCATCTCGCTGGGCGAGTTCGCGTTCTCGACGATTCCGCCGCTGCTCACCGCGCTCGTCCTTTTCGGCCTCGGCGCCGGACTCTACCGCGAGGAGGACATGTTCACCCAGCGCTCGATTCCGCTGAAGGTGCTCGACGCGCTGGCGGGACAGATCAAGTCCCGCCGGAGCGCGCTGAAGATGAGCGCCATCCTCATCCCGTTCGTCATCGTCGCCGAACTGGGCGCCATCGCGTTCCTGTTCGTCCTCGATTCGGTGTCGCTGAACGTCTTCGGAACCAACCAGTCGCTGGGTATCGTCCTCGTGCTGGGCGTCGTGGCCGTCGTCGAGGAGTTGGGCAAGAGCCTCCACATCTACGCCGGCTACGCACACGCTCGCTACGAGCGGACGCTCCGGTCGGCTATCGGGCTCGGCGCGCTCTCCGGGCTGGGCTTCTTCCTCGCCGAGAAGGGGCTGCTCATCGTTCGCCTCTCGGACCTGGAGAGCCTGCCTATCGGTGACGCCGCGACCATGGGGGCGACGCCGCCGGCCGGCGTCCCGCTGTGGGTCGTGGCCCTGCTGTTCCTCTTTGCGCCGCTTGCCCTCCACGCGGTGACGGCGGCCATCTCGTCGGTCGGGGCCCGGCGCGGTCGCTGGGCGTACGTCGCCGCCGTCGGGGTGGCGGTCGTGGTTCACTTCGCCTACAACCTCACGGTGGTGACCAGCCTTGCGTGA
- a CDS encoding ABC transporter ATP-binding protein: MIDARDLRKEYGDFVAVEGSTFSVDQGEVFGVIGPNGAGKTTTLKMLAGLLEPTGGTAEIAGLDTETTEMRQQLGFLPEESPLYEEMTPVSYLKFFADLYDVPADVAEERMHETLDELQLEHKERKLGDMSKGMKRKVAIARSLINDPDVLIYDEPASGLDPLTTNYVIEFTEQLAEEGKTIVFSAHNLFHVESICDRVAIMNEGQIVARGDLAELQAEYGETRYHVYTTVEVPDAVRENGNFRTQVDSMDAVEATRTAAEDAGGQVVDIRTEESSLEEVFLNVAEAGTRGTRYVGEDGE; this comes from the coding sequence ATGATAGACGCCCGCGACCTCCGCAAGGAATACGGCGATTTCGTCGCCGTCGAGGGGAGTACCTTCTCCGTGGACCAGGGGGAAGTGTTCGGGGTCATCGGCCCCAACGGGGCCGGGAAGACGACCACCCTGAAGATGCTCGCCGGCCTGCTCGAACCGACGGGCGGCACCGCCGAGATAGCCGGCCTGGACACCGAGACGACGGAGATGCGCCAGCAGTTGGGCTTTCTCCCGGAGGAGTCGCCGCTGTACGAGGAGATGACGCCCGTCTCCTATCTGAAGTTCTTCGCGGACCTCTACGACGTGCCCGCGGACGTGGCCGAGGAACGGATGCACGAGACCCTAGACGAACTCCAGCTGGAACACAAGGAGCGAAAGCTGGGGGACATGTCCAAGGGGATGAAACGGAAAGTAGCCATCGCGCGGTCGCTCATCAACGACCCCGACGTGCTCATCTACGACGAGCCCGCGTCGGGGCTGGACCCGCTGACGACGAACTACGTCATCGAGTTCACCGAGCAGCTCGCCGAGGAGGGCAAGACCATCGTCTTCTCGGCGCACAACCTCTTTCACGTCGAGTCTATCTGCGATAGGGTCGCTATCATGAACGAGGGCCAGATAGTCGCCCGGGGTGACCTAGCGGAACTGCAGGCCGAGTACGGCGAGACGCGGTATCACGTCTACACCACCGTCGAGGTGCCTGACGCCGTCCGCGAAAACGGCAACTTCCGGACGCAGGTAGACAGCATGGACGCCGTCGAGGCGACCCGGACCGCCGCGGAGGACGCCGGCGGACAGGTGGTCGACATCCGCACCGAGGAGTCCAGTCTCGAAGAGGTGTTCCTCAACGTCGCCGAGGCCGGCACGCGGGGGACGCGCTACGTCGGGGAGGACGGCGAGTAG
- a CDS encoding Sir2 family NAD-dependent protein deacetylase has protein sequence MHEDALDAVADAMRTADAAVALTGAGVSTASGIPSFRGEDGIWNEWDPNAFHRRRLEADPAGFWRDRVDLRAELTGGDPEPNAAHDALAALETDGHLDAVLTQNVDGLHADAGSDRVVELHGTNRRVRCDDCGATEPAEPVFERAAAARGDDGAPSTELPPRCDCGGVYRPDVVLFGESLSDAVVSEAQRLARESDVFLAVGSSLSVRPAALLPRLAVDSDATLVVVNFDATPRDDAADYVVRDDVTAVLPALAERL, from the coding sequence ATGCACGAGGACGCGCTCGACGCCGTCGCCGACGCGATGCGGACTGCCGACGCCGCCGTGGCGCTCACGGGGGCGGGCGTCTCGACGGCCTCGGGCATCCCCTCGTTCAGGGGAGAGGACGGCATCTGGAACGAGTGGGACCCGAACGCCTTCCACCGCCGGCGGCTGGAGGCCGACCCGGCCGGCTTCTGGCGGGACCGGGTCGACCTCCGGGCCGAACTGACCGGCGGCGACCCCGAACCGAACGCCGCCCACGACGCGCTGGCGGCCCTGGAAACCGACGGCCACCTCGACGCGGTGCTCACGCAGAACGTCGACGGCCTCCACGCCGACGCCGGCAGCGACCGCGTCGTCGAACTCCACGGGACGAACAGGCGAGTGCGCTGTGACGACTGCGGAGCGACCGAGCCGGCCGAGCCGGTGTTCGAGCGGGCCGCGGCGGCGAGGGGTGACGACGGGGCTCCGTCGACCGAACTCCCGCCCCGGTGTGACTGCGGCGGCGTCTACCGACCCGACGTGGTCCTGTTCGGGGAGTCCCTCTCCGACGCCGTGGTGTCGGAGGCACAGCGACTGGCCCGCGAGAGCGACGTGTTCCTCGCCGTCGGCTCGTCGCTGTCCGTCCGACCCGCCGCGCTCCTCCCGCGTCTCGCGGTCGACTCGGACGCGACGCTCGTCGTCGTGAACTTCGATGCGACGCCGCGGGACGACGCGGCTGACTACGTCGTCCGGGACGACGTGACGGCGGTGCTTCCGGCCCTGGCCGAGCGGCTCTAG
- a CDS encoding SRPBCC family protein — protein sequence MPPALGETATSVERTPDGRRLLVRRTVDAPIDAVWTVLTDTRRWPDWGPSITAVESADRYITSGSRGRVQVLGAVRLPFEITTCQNYRWTWTVARVPATGHFVETHPAGSVVGFELPLAAFGYVPVCRRACARIGALARTA from the coding sequence ATGCCACCCGCTCTCGGTGAGACCGCCACCAGCGTCGAACGGACGCCCGACGGTCGACGACTCCTCGTCCGTCGGACCGTCGACGCCCCTATCGACGCCGTCTGGACCGTACTGACGGATACCCGGCGCTGGCCCGACTGGGGACCGTCTATCACCGCCGTCGAGTCGGCCGACCGGTACATCACGTCGGGGAGCCGCGGTCGGGTCCAGGTGCTGGGCGCCGTCCGGCTCCCCTTCGAGATAACGACCTGCCAGAACTACCGGTGGACGTGGACGGTCGCCCGCGTGCCGGCCACCGGCCACTTCGTCGAGACCCACCCCGCCGGGAGCGTCGTCGGGTTCGAACTCCCGCTCGCCGCCTTCGGCTACGTGCCCGTCTGCCGGCGGGCCTGTGCTCGCATCGGCGCCCTCGCTCGGACCGCGTGA
- the sucD gene encoding succinate--CoA ligase subunit alpha, protein MSVLVDEDTRVVVQGVTGGEGKFHTEQMLEYGTNVVAGAVPGRGGQEVAGVPVYDTVHQAAREEDANASVVFVPPAFAGDACFEALDAPGLDLVVAITEGIPTQDMARVYRKLQETDTHLVGPNCPGVITPGVAKLGILPGNIFSSGNVGLVSRSGTLTYQVVDNLTERGLGQSTAVGIGGDPIIGTDFIDALELFEADPDTHVVAMCGEIGGEDEEEAARYIGEHMDTPVVGFIAGRTAPPGKRMGHAGAIVSGSGTGTAESKISALEDNGVAVGDTPNEVAEHVEDLL, encoded by the coding sequence ATGTCCGTTCTAGTCGACGAAGACACGCGCGTCGTCGTACAGGGAGTCACAGGTGGCGAAGGGAAGTTCCACACCGAGCAGATGCTGGAGTACGGCACCAACGTCGTCGCCGGCGCGGTGCCGGGCCGTGGCGGCCAGGAGGTCGCCGGCGTCCCGGTGTACGACACGGTCCACCAGGCCGCTCGCGAGGAGGACGCCAACGCCTCGGTCGTGTTCGTCCCGCCCGCGTTCGCCGGGGACGCCTGCTTCGAGGCGCTCGACGCCCCGGGGCTCGACCTCGTCGTCGCCATCACCGAGGGCATCCCGACCCAGGACATGGCTCGGGTCTACCGCAAGCTGCAGGAGACCGACACGCACCTCGTCGGGCCGAACTGTCCGGGCGTCATCACCCCCGGCGTCGCCAAGCTCGGCATCCTGCCGGGTAACATCTTCTCGTCGGGCAACGTCGGCCTCGTCTCCCGCTCCGGGACGCTGACCTACCAGGTCGTCGACAACCTGACCGAGCGCGGTCTGGGCCAGTCGACCGCCGTCGGCATCGGCGGGGACCCGATTATCGGGACCGACTTCATCGACGCCCTGGAGCTGTTCGAGGCCGACCCCGACACGCACGTCGTCGCGATGTGCGGGGAAATCGGCGGCGAGGACGAGGAGGAAGCGGCCCGCTACATCGGCGAGCACATGGACACGCCCGTCGTCGGCTTCATCGCCGGCCGCACCGCACCGCCGGGCAAGCGGATGGGCCACGCCGGTGCCATCGTCTCCGGCTCCGGGACCGGCACCGCCGAATCCAAGATATCCGCGCTGGAGGACAACGGCGTCGCCGTCGGCGACACGCCGAACGAGGTCGCCGAACACGTCGAAGACCTCCTATAG
- a CDS encoding transcriptional regulator: protein MPHTCRNCKRTFGTELELELHLDTCSAGQLYCDECGGRFTERAATEDGWHYRCPNEDCSGSGIDDDIHQVSDARVAKR, encoded by the coding sequence ATGCCCCACACTTGCCGGAACTGCAAGCGGACATTCGGGACCGAACTCGAACTCGAACTCCACCTCGACACCTGCTCCGCCGGGCAGCTGTACTGTGACGAGTGTGGCGGTCGGTTCACCGAGCGAGCGGCCACGGAGGACGGATGGCACTATCGCTGCCCGAACGAGGACTGCTCGGGAAGCGGCATCGACGACGACATCCACCAGGTATCCGACGCGCGAGTCGCGAAACGGTAG
- a CDS encoding DUF5793 family protein: protein MRRDYFTIDIRPEPGDGGIPALAIEYTGPEGGLRNRLTETAEATLDSSELDVAFRHQAETDGGVLSLTDRLTGEFIFEVPAPVEAVDTLVSAAQRHEGDGEYEVRLTDSDGKSLVYEKETLLVYDEDGNLLRQRSLIPGSVEL from the coding sequence ATGAGGCGCGACTACTTCACCATCGATATCCGGCCGGAACCGGGCGACGGCGGTATCCCCGCACTAGCCATCGAATACACGGGCCCGGAGGGGGGACTCCGGAACCGCCTCACCGAGACAGCGGAGGCGACACTGGATTCGAGCGAGCTTGACGTGGCCTTTCGCCACCAGGCCGAGACGGACGGCGGCGTCCTCTCGCTGACCGACCGACTGACCGGGGAGTTCATCTTCGAGGTGCCCGCCCCGGTCGAGGCGGTGGACACGCTTGTCTCGGCGGCCCAGCGACACGAGGGCGACGGGGAGTACGAGGTCCGACTGACCGACAGCGACGGGAAGTCGCTGGTGTACGAGAAGGAGACGCTGCTGGTGTACGACGAGGACGGGAACCTCCTCCGACAGCGCAGCCTCATTCCGGGGAGCGTCGAGCTCTAG
- a CDS encoding ABC transporter permease, whose product MRDDRPWYRDPRIVVARRDVRSLSREKTIVLALLIQLFVAGFSSFLVVGLTSLYDPGSVSTGEVEMAVTGDAREKLLEAGAEHEGAQMTEFEDADEARLAFEQRRADALLNASYVESAEGPGQKISVTARIPEGSIRSTLIVVNVRRVLETLERQERFERSGSLDENPVPLPPEISASPYFGFTYTVLIPLLLFLPAFISGSVAVDTITEEMERGTLELLRVAPVSLLDIVDGKALGMALLAPVQSLLWILLLSVNGIPVANVAIILLFVAAVAALVVTIGVVLGVATGKRRPAQLLYSVLSLVVFGAAVVLPEHPATTVAKLAVDSPTLSTYATVVGTVVVAVLGYAVARKYVGSVDASAF is encoded by the coding sequence TTGCGTGACGACCGCCCCTGGTATCGGGACCCGCGCATCGTGGTCGCCCGCCGGGACGTTCGCTCGCTCTCCCGCGAGAAGACCATCGTGCTGGCCCTGCTCATCCAGCTGTTCGTGGCCGGTTTCTCCTCGTTCCTCGTCGTGGGCCTGACCTCCCTGTACGACCCCGGCTCCGTCTCGACCGGCGAGGTCGAGATGGCCGTCACCGGCGACGCGCGCGAGAAGCTGCTCGAAGCCGGCGCCGAACACGAGGGCGCACAGATGACCGAGTTCGAGGACGCCGACGAGGCCCGCCTGGCCTTCGAGCAGCGCCGGGCCGACGCCCTGCTGAACGCCAGTTACGTCGAGTCGGCCGAGGGGCCGGGGCAGAAGATATCGGTCACGGCCCGCATCCCGGAGGGGTCGATACGCTCGACGCTCATCGTCGTCAACGTCCGGCGGGTGCTGGAGACGCTGGAGCGCCAGGAGCGGTTCGAGCGGTCGGGCTCGCTCGACGAGAACCCGGTCCCGCTGCCGCCGGAAATCAGCGCCAGCCCCTACTTCGGGTTCACCTACACGGTGTTGATTCCCCTCTTGCTCTTCCTCCCCGCGTTTATCAGCGGGTCGGTGGCGGTCGACACCATCACCGAGGAGATGGAGCGCGGGACGCTGGAGCTGCTGCGCGTCGCGCCGGTCAGCCTGCTCGACATCGTCGACGGGAAGGCCCTGGGGATGGCGCTACTGGCGCCCGTCCAGTCGCTGCTGTGGATACTGTTGCTGTCGGTCAACGGCATCCCCGTGGCGAACGTCGCCATCATCCTCCTGTTCGTCGCGGCGGTCGCGGCGCTGGTCGTCACCATCGGCGTCGTGCTGGGGGTGGCAACGGGCAAGCGCCGGCCCGCACAGCTGCTGTACTCCGTGCTATCGCTCGTCGTGTTCGGCGCCGCGGTGGTGTTGCCCGAACACCCAGCGACGACGGTCGCGAAACTCGCCGTCGACAGCCCGACGCTGTCGACCTACGCGACCGTCGTCGGGACGGTCGTGGTGGCTGTCCTGGGGTACGCAGTCGCCAGGAAATACGTCGGCAGCGTCGACGCCAGCGCGTTCTGA
- a CDS encoding DUF7549 family protein — protein sequence MAWVKSEYAGELAVLSTWLVAIAPWSVSVFGNDQITGVVFRFLPFRVQYLYGITISNELNFVWAWEVVQLQAGTRDLLAAFETVTLRGGYIGRTAVLWTAALAVMAVAFAASAYYYHREDEFTERVPLHPVRVFGGLLGAVGLLLLGGTALLNLPGGFAGWTIPVGALVAPVLAGVLLTADLT from the coding sequence ATGGCGTGGGTCAAATCCGAGTACGCCGGTGAACTGGCGGTGCTGTCGACGTGGCTGGTGGCGATAGCCCCCTGGTCCGTCTCGGTGTTCGGGAACGACCAGATTACCGGCGTCGTCTTTCGGTTTCTCCCCTTCCGAGTGCAGTATCTGTACGGCATCACTATCTCCAACGAACTGAACTTCGTCTGGGCCTGGGAGGTCGTGCAACTGCAGGCCGGGACACGGGACCTCCTGGCCGCCTTCGAGACCGTCACGCTTCGGGGCGGCTATATCGGCCGTACGGCCGTCCTCTGGACCGCCGCGTTGGCCGTGATGGCCGTCGCGTTCGCCGCCAGCGCGTACTACTACCACCGCGAGGACGAGTTCACCGAGAGAGTGCCCCTTCACCCGGTCCGCGTTTTCGGCGGGCTCCTCGGCGCCGTCGGCCTGCTACTGCTGGGCGGGACGGCCCTGCTCAACCTCCCGGGGGGATTCGCCGGTTGGACGATACCCGTCGGCGCGCTGGTCGCCCCAGTGCTCGCCGGCGTTCTGCTCACCGCCGATCTGACCTAG
- a CDS encoding sensor histidine kinase, with product MNEQAPERRVAVAGTEAGGSSGLPAALADRSSVTVVTVDAGGPFDELADADALVVVDDPPATDGVEMFRRVRGGDWTLPVVLVSEAVDPERVEAALSAGVTEYLSAWTEARTEELAARIEAHVRIPALDGIAQAERWDAIAGSLAHDAKNPLNVVTGRLELLDVEDTHGEAIERSVGRVESLLSELSTIASLTAPVRNTDPVDLAESARRAWDDIGGSADNLRVETAPTVQADPDSLRLVLERLFENAVVHAGEDATVTVGDTGTGFYVADDGPGIPAEDRQRVFEQGYGTAREGEGYGLFVAERVATAHGWDIVAGESEAGGARFDIGYR from the coding sequence ATGAACGAACAGGCTCCCGAGCGGCGAGTCGCAGTCGCTGGGACTGAGGCCGGCGGTAGCTCCGGGCTGCCGGCGGCACTGGCCGACAGGTCGTCCGTCACCGTCGTGACCGTCGACGCCGGCGGTCCCTTCGACGAACTGGCCGACGCCGACGCGCTTGTCGTCGTGGACGACCCGCCGGCGACCGACGGCGTGGAGATGTTCCGTCGCGTCCGCGGGGGCGACTGGACGCTTCCGGTCGTCCTGGTCAGCGAGGCCGTCGACCCCGAGCGGGTCGAGGCGGCCCTCTCGGCCGGGGTCACGGAGTACCTCTCGGCGTGGACCGAAGCGAGGACCGAGGAACTGGCCGCTCGCATCGAGGCCCACGTCAGGATTCCCGCGCTGGACGGTATCGCCCAGGCGGAGCGCTGGGACGCCATCGCCGGTTCGCTCGCCCACGACGCGAAAAACCCCCTGAACGTCGTCACCGGCCGGCTGGAACTCCTCGACGTCGAGGACACGCACGGCGAGGCCATCGAGCGGTCCGTGGGGCGGGTGGAGTCGCTGCTGTCGGAGCTGTCGACTATCGCAAGTCTCACCGCTCCAGTCCGGAACACGGACCCCGTCGACCTGGCCGAGTCGGCCAGACGGGCGTGGGACGATATCGGCGGGTCGGCCGACAACCTCCGCGTCGAGACCGCTCCGACGGTCCAGGCGGACCCTGACTCCCTCCGGCTCGTCCTCGAACGGCTGTTCGAGAACGCCGTAGTCCACGCCGGCGAGGATGCGACCGTCACCGTCGGCGACACCGGGACCGGCTTCTACGTCGCCGACGACGGGCCGGGCATCCCCGCCGAGGACCGACAGCGCGTCTTCGAGCAGGGGTACGGCACGGCCCGGGAGGGGGAGGGGTACGGGCTGTTCGTGGCCGAACGCGTCGCGACGGCCCACGGCTGGGACATCGTCGCGGGCGAGAGCGAGGCCGGCGGCGCCAGGTTCGACATCGGCTACCGGTAG
- the sucC gene encoding ADP-forming succinate--CoA ligase subunit beta has product MRLHEYQAKQVFADAGVPTPASTLAETVDEAVDAAEDIGYPVAIKAQVHVGGRGKAGGIKLVEDKEEAREAADSILGMDLKGFHVSKVLVEEAVDFVNELYVGVTMDRGEGRPVAMVSTKGGVDIESVAEETPEAIAREHIDPAFGMHPFQARKVVYEAGVDREVANDVARVLTTLYELWDDRDGSDVEVNPLMITGDGDVVAADAVMNIDGDALFRQPELQAMGEEAEEGDELEQKADEYGFDYVRLSGNVGIIGNGAGLVMTTLDLVDYYGGEPANFLDVGGGAKADRIANALDMVFSDDNVDSVVFNIFGGITRGDEVANGINQALEQFDVIPKPVTVRLAGTNAEEGMEILNEDLVTVEHTLEDAVQRAVQHAEEEEEE; this is encoded by the coding sequence ATGCGATTGCATGAATACCAGGCGAAACAGGTCTTCGCCGACGCGGGCGTTCCCACACCCGCGTCCACGTTGGCCGAGACAGTCGACGAGGCCGTCGATGCGGCCGAGGACATCGGATATCCGGTCGCTATCAAGGCACAGGTACACGTCGGTGGCCGCGGGAAAGCCGGCGGCATCAAGCTCGTCGAGGACAAGGAGGAGGCCCGCGAGGCCGCGGATTCCATCCTCGGGATGGACCTCAAGGGCTTTCACGTCTCGAAGGTCCTCGTCGAGGAGGCCGTCGACTTCGTCAACGAGCTGTACGTCGGTGTGACGATGGACCGCGGCGAGGGCCGCCCCGTCGCCATGGTCTCGACGAAAGGCGGCGTCGACATCGAGTCGGTCGCCGAGGAGACCCCGGAGGCCATCGCGCGCGAGCACATCGACCCCGCGTTCGGGATGCACCCGTTCCAGGCGCGCAAGGTCGTCTACGAGGCCGGCGTCGACCGCGAGGTCGCCAACGACGTCGCCCGCGTCCTGACGACGCTGTACGAGCTGTGGGACGACCGCGACGGCAGCGACGTCGAGGTCAACCCGCTGATGATAACGGGCGACGGCGACGTTGTCGCCGCTGATGCCGTGATGAACATCGACGGCGACGCCCTGTTCCGCCAGCCCGAACTGCAGGCGATGGGCGAGGAGGCCGAGGAGGGCGACGAGCTCGAACAGAAGGCCGACGAGTACGGCTTCGACTACGTCCGGCTGTCGGGCAACGTCGGTATCATCGGCAACGGCGCGGGCCTCGTGATGACCACGCTCGACCTCGTGGACTACTACGGCGGCGAGCCCGCGAACTTCCTGGACGTCGGCGGCGGCGCGAAGGCCGACCGCATCGCCAACGCCCTCGACATGGTGTTCTCCGACGACAACGTCGACTCGGTCGTCTTCAACATCTTCGGGGGCATCACCCGCGGTGACGAGGTGGCAAACGGCATCAACCAGGCCCTGGAACAGTTCGACGTAATCCCCAAGCCGGTGACGGTGCGCCTGGCCGGCACCAACGCCGAGGAGGGGATGGAGATTCTGAACGAGGACCTCGTGACGGTCGAGCACACGCTCGAAGACGCCGTCCAGCGAGCGGTCCAGCACGCGGAAGAGGAGGAGGAAGAATAA